Proteins co-encoded in one Leptospiraceae bacterium genomic window:
- a CDS encoding AAA family ATPase, translating into MGSAKVRIDNYFSNYTCSEINESKTGVETLNTIRAWYNGYRLSEGISVYNPFSTLLVI; encoded by the coding sequence GTGGGTAGTGCAAAGGTAAGAATCGATAATTATTTTTCAAATTATACTTGTTCTGAAATCAACGAAAGTAAAACTGGAGTTGAAACTCTAAATACAATTCGCGCTTGGTATAACGGTTATCGTCTCTCCGAAGGGATCTCAGTTTACAATCCCTTTTCCACTCTACTAGTGATTTAA
- a CDS encoding GNAT family N-acetyltransferase, with amino-acid sequence MEIITINKQNLEEEHICCAIGNDKKNQARANSKKDWMRDRFNDGLIFKRFDQRGKIFIEYIPIEKVWKPIVGKNFMVINCLWVSGQFKGKGLSTQLLEECIKDSKSKKMDGIVVVTGNKVKPFLTDKKFYMKHGFELIDSAPPYFELLALKFNQKADNPKFVKNAKEGICSNKKGFTFIYSNQCPFMEEYIQLMASVCKKKKFPTEVIKLKTMKEAQQISSPFGTMGIYYNGKLITHELMPEKKFDSFVDAIKEK; translated from the coding sequence ATGGAAATCATAACTATAAATAAACAGAACTTAGAAGAAGAGCATATTTGTTGTGCTATTGGGAATGATAAAAAAAATCAAGCTAGAGCCAATTCAAAAAAAGATTGGATGAGAGATCGATTCAATGATGGTCTGATTTTCAAACGTTTTGACCAGAGAGGAAAGATCTTCATTGAATACATACCAATTGAAAAAGTATGGAAGCCAATTGTTGGCAAAAACTTTATGGTTATCAATTGTCTTTGGGTTTCCGGTCAGTTCAAAGGGAAAGGTCTTTCGACTCAATTATTAGAAGAATGTATAAAGGATTCAAAATCAAAAAAAATGGATGGAATTGTTGTGGTGACGGGTAATAAGGTGAAACCGTTCTTAACTGATAAAAAGTTTTATATGAAACATGGATTTGAACTGATTGATTCCGCTCCTCCTTATTTTGAATTACTTGCACTTAAGTTTAATCAGAAAGCGGATAATCCTAAGTTTGTGAAGAACGCAAAAGAAGGAATTTGTTCAAACAAAAAAGGATTTACTTTTATTTATTCCAATCAATGCCCGTTCATGGAAGAATATATACAATTAATGGCGTCCGTCTGTAAGAAAAAGAAATTCCCTACTGAAGTAATAAAACTAAAAACGATGAAAGAAGCACAACAAATTAGTAGCCCCTTTGGAACAATGGGAATTTACTACAATGGGAAATTAATCACACATGAGTTAATGCCAGAAAAGAAATTTGATTCTTTTGTTGATGCAATAAAAGAAAAATAA
- a CDS encoding rhomboid family intramembrane serine protease, which produces MRYLILFPVASFILIGTIGISLWALYKDESLIERFILHPYGMIRKKEYYRIFSHAFIHADMWHLLFNMFSFYSFAFVLESYLGSSKFFLVYFGSIVASVYTCILKNKTNPVYRSLGASGGVSGVIFSFILFQPMAKIGIMFIPIGVPAFVFGFLYLAYSYYSAENQYDNINHEAHFYGAVAGMVITAILMPDVISHFIQSISL; this is translated from the coding sequence TTGAGATATCTCATTCTATTCCCGGTCGCTTCTTTTATCCTAATAGGGACAATAGGAATTAGCCTCTGGGCTCTCTACAAGGATGAATCTTTAATTGAAAGATTCATCCTTCATCCGTATGGGATGATTCGCAAAAAAGAATACTATCGTATTTTCTCTCATGCGTTCATCCATGCGGATATGTGGCATTTGCTTTTTAATATGTTTTCTTTTTATTCGTTTGCCTTTGTCTTAGAAAGCTATCTTGGTTCTTCCAAATTCTTTCTAGTCTATTTTGGCTCTATAGTGGCGAGCGTGTATACCTGTATTCTTAAAAATAAAACGAATCCTGTGTATCGCAGTCTCGGTGCGTCAGGCGGCGTATCGGGTGTAATTTTTAGTTTTATTCTATTTCAACCAATGGCTAAGATCGGTATCATGTTTATTCCAATTGGAGTTCCTGCCTTTGTGTTTGGATTTCTATATCTCGCATACTCTTATTATTCCGCAGAAAATCAATACGACAACATCAACCACGAAGCTCATTTTTATGGAGCAGTAGCCGGTATGGTGATTACAGCTATCTTAATGCCAGATGTTATAAGTCATTTTATTCAATCGATTAGTTTATAA
- a CDS encoding PAS domain S-box protein: MTKELFQKIAKLAKGEKDTEVLMQTLIDCEAEINNKFAQKEYLLSHALKIGKIATFNLDVASKKIEWSSEIYQILERNENEFSSSVGAYLSFVHKDDLTGVRKKLREAIKLKRIFSIEYRLIMPDEKIKYVLSEGSIEYNNNKPIRFLGLTQDITERKNREEELKIYKHILKNNWEAVVFADMQGIVRYANTSAYALYGYEEPELIGLNVDIFNSRDTIQTPEIIDSILNKGGWSGELIQRKKDGSNIQTLLTVSLITNDQGEPIGYSSNSKDISEKKYYEQRLLGVRNFLDSIINAIASPVFVKDILHNWILLNDAFCSFVGFKREELLGKSDYDFFPKEEAEIFWFNDNKVLIDEEDVVNEESFTDSFHQRKTILTRKRLYVDEAGDKYIVGVITDITRTKEFENELIKAKEHAEIATLAKSEFLADMTHEIRTPMNAILGFSELLKNEIKEGKARRYLDGIMSSGKNLLNLINDILDLSKIEAGKMEIKNSPVLMHSVLSELQEIFNLKSTEKNVELIFVISGNFPKIILVDELRLRQILSNLIGNAIKFTESGSVTVKVNSVFNRNNPNKMDLMIAIEDTGIGITDAEQEKIFEAFYQQLDQNISKFGGTGLGLTISCKLAEMMKGKIDLQSKVGVGTTFTLHLPDIQIMNENLKEEDINNASLGLPKFSLLIADDVDYNRNLVKDFLSEYEIEFFEASDGKRAFELARDLKPDIILMDIRMPILDGLDASRMIKEEENLKDIPIIALTAYVMKDAEEEIKKYCNGFIRKPMSKRDLLTEIIKILPTRIL, encoded by the coding sequence ATGACGAAAGAACTTTTTCAAAAAATTGCAAAGCTTGCTAAAGGCGAGAAAGACACTGAAGTCTTAATGCAAACTCTCATTGACTGTGAAGCAGAGATTAATAATAAATTTGCACAAAAAGAATATCTTCTTTCTCATGCTCTTAAAATTGGTAAGATTGCTACTTTCAATCTAGATGTCGCTTCCAAAAAAATTGAATGGTCTTCTGAAATTTATCAAATTCTAGAAAGAAATGAAAATGAGTTTTCTTCTAGCGTAGGGGCATATCTAAGTTTTGTGCACAAAGATGATTTGACTGGAGTGCGCAAGAAATTGAGAGAAGCCATAAAATTAAAAAGAATTTTTTCCATTGAATATAGACTCATCATGCCCGATGAAAAAATTAAATATGTATTGAGTGAAGGCAGCATAGAGTATAATAACAATAAGCCGATAAGATTCCTTGGATTAACCCAAGACATTACAGAGCGAAAAAATCGAGAAGAAGAATTAAAAATCTATAAGCATATTCTCAAAAACAATTGGGAAGCAGTTGTATTTGCAGACATGCAGGGAATAGTGCGTTATGCGAATACTTCTGCTTATGCGCTTTACGGATATGAAGAGCCCGAATTAATAGGACTTAATGTAGACATTTTCAATTCTCGTGATACAATCCAAACGCCTGAGATTATTGATTCAATCCTAAACAAAGGTGGTTGGTCGGGAGAATTGATACAAAGAAAAAAAGATGGAAGTAATATTCAAACACTTCTGACAGTTTCACTCATAACAAACGACCAGGGCGAGCCAATCGGTTATTCTTCTAATAGCAAAGACATTAGTGAAAAAAAATACTATGAACAAAGACTTTTAGGAGTTAGAAATTTTTTAGATAGCATCATCAATGCAATCGCTAGTCCCGTCTTTGTGAAAGATATACTACATAATTGGATTTTATTAAATGATGCATTTTGTAGCTTCGTCGGATTCAAACGGGAAGAATTGCTGGGCAAATCAGATTATGATTTCTTTCCAAAAGAAGAGGCTGAAATTTTTTGGTTCAATGATAATAAAGTCCTCATTGACGAAGAAGATGTTGTAAATGAAGAGTCGTTCACAGATTCCTTTCATCAAAGAAAAACTATTCTCACTCGAAAACGTCTTTACGTAGATGAGGCTGGAGACAAATACATAGTAGGTGTAATAACAGACATTACCCGCACAAAAGAATTCGAGAATGAATTGATAAAAGCAAAAGAGCACGCTGAGATTGCAACATTAGCAAAGAGTGAATTTCTCGCTGATATGACACATGAAATAAGAACCCCGATGAATGCAATCCTTGGATTTTCTGAGCTATTGAAGAATGAAATCAAAGAGGGAAAAGCACGGAGATATCTAGATGGAATCATGAGCAGCGGCAAAAACCTATTAAACCTCATCAATGATATTTTAGATTTATCAAAAATTGAAGCAGGGAAGATGGAGATCAAAAATTCTCCTGTATTGATGCATAGTGTTTTGAGTGAGTTACAAGAAATTTTTAACTTAAAATCCACTGAAAAGAATGTTGAATTAATATTTGTAATCTCCGGAAATTTTCCAAAAATAATTTTGGTAGATGAACTTCGTCTTAGACAAATTCTTTCCAATCTTATCGGAAATGCAATTAAGTTTACAGAGTCGGGATCTGTAACTGTAAAAGTGAATTCTGTGTTTAATCGCAATAATCCCAACAAGATGGATTTGATGATAGCTATAGAAGACACTGGAATTGGAATAACGGACGCGGAACAAGAAAAAATTTTTGAGGCTTTCTACCAACAATTAGATCAGAATATAAGCAAGTTCGGAGGAACAGGACTAGGACTTACTATTTCGTGTAAATTAGCTGAGATGATGAAAGGAAAGATTGATTTGCAAAGTAAAGTGGGAGTTGGCACAACGTTTACTCTTCATTTGCCGGACATTCAGATAATGAATGAAAATTTAAAAGAAGAAGATATAAATAATGCTAGTTTAGGATTGCCAAAATTTTCTCTTCTAATTGCAGATGATGTGGATTACAACCGTAATCTGGTAAAAGATTTTTTAAGCGAATATGAAATTGAATTCTTTGAAGCTTCGGACGGAAAAAGAGCATTTGAACTTGCTCGTGATTTAAAGCCAGATATCATACTAATGGATATTCGAATGCCAATTTTAGATGGACTAGATGCAAGTCGAATGATCAAAGAAGAGGAAAACTTAAAAGACATTCCAATTATAGCACTCACTGCTTATGTGATGAAAGACGCAGAAGAAGAAATTAAAAAATACTGCAACGGATTCATTCGAAAACCTATGAGCAAAAGAGATTTACTGACCGAAATCATTAAAATACTACCAACTCGTATATTGTAG
- a CDS encoding N-acetylneuraminate synthase family protein — MDIVELEKGFSETEEKIKKLAAECGNDVEIIRGGGVSDTIHFIGDTRKISEKSGYVKELAGVSRIWNVSAPYKNIARVAAGKAGEVVHRPDRIVEVKGPDGFVRKIGNGKHVFIVGPDSPQTLEQTLTIAKQAKALGEKYGILDRMIIRGGAFKPRTRPTDWRGLGWEGIKMLDRVREETGLPYVTEVMDHTMAEEVAKHADMIQIGTRNAQDFELLEAVGKTMKPVILKRGFGNEAEEWFSAAEYIANQGNLNIILCERGVKTLFIKEGYCRNTPDFNVITHAKKKTILPTIFDPSHVAGDDKIVMQNLLGCLPFKADGSITETLHEESFRKEQMCDAAQALVMSVYEKAIQAILAYEQNINPFIAEMDAYFSKRSKA, encoded by the coding sequence ATGGATATTGTAGAATTAGAAAAGGGATTTTCCGAGACAGAAGAAAAGATAAAGAAATTAGCCGCAGAGTGTGGCAATGATGTAGAAATTATTCGTGGTGGTGGAGTAAGCGATACCATTCATTTCATTGGAGACACAAGAAAAATCTCTGAAAAATCAGGTTACGTAAAGGAACTAGCAGGTGTTAGCCGCATCTGGAATGTATCGGCACCTTATAAAAATATTGCTAGAGTAGCCGCTGGAAAAGCAGGCGAAGTCGTTCATAGACCAGATAGAATTGTAGAAGTAAAAGGTCCTGATGGTTTCGTTCGTAAAATTGGAAACGGCAAACATGTATTTATCGTAGGACCTGATTCTCCTCAAACGCTGGAACAAACTCTTACTATTGCAAAACAAGCCAAAGCTCTCGGTGAAAAATATGGAATCTTAGATAGAATGATTATTCGTGGTGGCGCCTTCAAACCAAGAACAAGACCAACTGATTGGCGTGGACTTGGATGGGAAGGAATCAAAATGCTTGACCGAGTCAGAGAAGAGACCGGCTTACCATACGTAACCGAAGTTATGGATCATACCATGGCAGAAGAAGTTGCAAAACATGCAGACATGATTCAAATCGGAACTCGAAACGCTCAAGACTTTGAATTACTCGAAGCTGTGGGTAAGACGATGAAACCTGTAATTCTAAAACGTGGTTTTGGTAACGAAGCAGAAGAATGGTTCTCAGCAGCAGAATACATTGCCAATCAGGGGAATCTCAATATTATCCTCTGCGAGCGCGGTGTTAAGACGCTATTCATCAAAGAAGGTTACTGCCGTAATACTCCTGACTTTAACGTTATCACACACGCTAAGAAAAAAACAATACTGCCTACTATTTTTGATCCATCTCATGTTGCGGGGGATGATAAGATTGTAATGCAAAATCTACTTGGTTGTCTTCCATTCAAAGCAGACGGCTCTATCACTGAAACTTTACACGAAGAATCTTTCCGTAAAGAACAAATGTGTGATGCAGCGCAAGCTCTTGTAATGAGCGTATACGAAAAAGCAATTCAAGCAATCTTAGCTTACGAACAAAACATCAATCCGTTCATAGCTGAAATGGATGCATATTTTAGTAAAAGGTCTAAAGCTTGA
- a CDS encoding patatin-like phospholipase family protein, which translates to MPALKSVRKKINKVLRNNEIALAIAGGGCKALYGLGVGYKLRSWGLKIKEISGVSAGSAIGLMILSGREEAGIEYFEQLLKRNKSNFWPHHLLMGKRPFPHENMYRRTLRYAIDFEKIGKSRVKIFILAVKAFPRKGNLHNYWKKLLLIPKTMRAVLLDDKDKEKGLPCHRVDNIVKEWNLKEVIFTNKDFQYPAITEQIIMNSSSIPPVLSFQRINEEYYLDGGLTNNLLLESFSNTRKKIGIYYEDTTLYGKSEEVMKNTYFIKPDGKLPIHTFDYTNAIGAREAYELGKKDAEEQKEKIFSFLNSKYE; encoded by the coding sequence ATGCCTGCATTAAAGTCAGTTCGAAAGAAAATTAACAAAGTTTTGAGAAATAATGAAATAGCACTCGCCATAGCAGGTGGAGGATGCAAAGCACTTTATGGTTTAGGAGTTGGATATAAACTTAGAAGTTGGGGGTTAAAGATAAAAGAAATTTCCGGCGTGAGCGCTGGCTCTGCCATAGGGCTCATGATTTTGTCGGGTAGAGAGGAAGCGGGAATCGAATACTTTGAACAACTACTCAAACGAAACAAAAGTAATTTTTGGCCTCATCACCTTCTCATGGGCAAACGACCATTTCCCCACGAGAATATGTATCGACGAACATTACGTTATGCGATAGACTTCGAGAAAATAGGAAAGAGTAGGGTGAAGATTTTTATCTTAGCTGTAAAAGCATTTCCCCGAAAAGGAAACTTGCATAATTATTGGAAGAAATTGCTTCTCATTCCAAAGACCATGAGAGCAGTTCTACTAGACGATAAAGACAAAGAGAAAGGACTCCCCTGTCACAGAGTAGACAATATTGTAAAGGAATGGAATCTAAAAGAAGTAATCTTTACAAATAAAGACTTTCAGTATCCCGCTATTACCGAGCAGATAATCATGAATTCCTCCTCTATTCCACCGGTGCTTAGTTTTCAGAGAATCAATGAAGAATATTACTTAGACGGAGGGCTAACAAACAATTTGCTCCTTGAATCTTTTTCTAATACGAGAAAAAAGATTGGAATCTATTATGAAGATACAACACTATATGGGAAGTCAGAAGAAGTAATGAAAAATACATATTTCATAAAGCCAGATGGGAAGTTGCCCATTCATACGTTTGATTATACAAATGCAATAGGTGCTCGAGAAGCCTATGAACTCGGGAAAAAAGATGCGGAGGAACAAAAAGAAAAAATCTTTTCTTTTTTGAATTCTAAATATGAGTAA
- a CDS encoding PD-(D/E)XK nuclease domain-containing protein translates to MLGFKIRTEVKTNLGRVDAVVESNSIYIFEFKLSGTKKKPLPKSKQEILRKIFKQR, encoded by the coding sequence TTGTTGGGATTTAAGATACGAACGGAAGTGAAAACAAATCTTGGTCGAGTAGATGCAGTAGTCGAAAGCAATTCCATTTATATTTTTGAATTCAAACTAAGCGGCACAAAGAAGAAGCCCTTGCCCAAATCAAAACAAGAAATATTACGAAAAATATTTAAACAAAGGTAA
- a CDS encoding HNH endonuclease, with protein MKLMNTYLLAWNPKRFDWDIQESILEISKNGFCKGRWSCGQLKKIKKGDRVFLIRLAKEPKGIVASGFALSDVFEDEHWAEENKKGLYIDINFDCILDVNENDILRLEYLSRLDFHWTIQAATTIPEDVAKKVEEYWSELSNVSAIFPNELIDDKIIYEGSITKVLVNKYERNPEARKICIEYYGHKCSVCNFDFEEVYGEIGKDFIHVHHIKPLSEVKENYIVNPVEDLIPICPNCHAMIHRRKKVLSKDELKNILMNPKIRESI; from the coding sequence TTGAAATTAATGAATACATATTTATTAGCGTGGAATCCGAAAAGGTTTGATTGGGATATACAAGAAAGTATTCTAGAAATTTCTAAAAATGGATTTTGTAAAGGAAGATGGAGTTGCGGTCAGCTAAAGAAAATTAAAAAAGGAGATAGAGTTTTTTTAATAAGATTAGCGAAAGAACCAAAAGGTATTGTTGCTTCAGGCTTTGCATTATCAGATGTATTTGAAGATGAACATTGGGCAGAGGAAAACAAAAAAGGTCTTTATATAGATATAAACTTTGATTGTATTTTAGATGTAAATGAAAATGATATTTTGAGATTGGAGTATTTAAGTCGATTAGATTTTCATTGGACAATTCAAGCTGCGACTACTATCCCAGAAGATGTAGCGAAGAAAGTAGAAGAATATTGGAGCGAATTATCAAATGTATCCGCTATTTTTCCTAACGAGTTAATAGATGATAAAATAATTTATGAAGGAAGTATTACAAAGGTTCTAGTAAATAAATATGAAAGAAATCCAGAAGCAAGGAAAATTTGTATAGAGTATTATGGACATAAATGTTCAGTGTGCAATTTTGATTTTGAAGAAGTATACGGAGAAATAGGAAAAGATTTTATACATGTTCATCATATAAAGCCATTGTCAGAAGTAAAAGAAAATTACATTGTAAATCCTGTAGAAGATTTAATTCCAATTTGTCCGAATTGTCATGCAATGATTCACAGACGTAAGAAAGTATTATCTAAAGATGAATTGAAAAATATTCTAATGAATCCTAAAATAAGGGAAAGTATTTAA
- a CDS encoding acyl-CoA dehydrogenase — MKLLNPKKEKYEHLDEKSRNLMLKTIEFFETKGKLKVLDDDHKKVWYADFLEFVKKEKAFSILMTPKGYGANDSRWDSNRIMAFNEILGFYGLCYWYTWQVSMLGLGPIWLSKNEGIKNKAAKLLEEGEIFAFGLSEKEHGADLIGSDMMLIPNGDGTYKASGDKFYIGNGNKAAIVSTFGKVKDSGEFVFFGVNSQHPKYELKPNIVTSQNYVAEYELHDYPITKDDIISIGREAWDASLATIAFCKFNLGWGSVGIATHAFYESINHAAHRRLFNQYVTDFAHIKQLFMESYTRLAAMRMFSFRATDYMRTASATDRRYLLFNPMEKMKVTMQGEEVVTALWNIIAAKGLNKDAYFELAIRDIQMLPRLEGTVHVNMILIMRFMQNYFFKPDASLPVIPRVHTLTDDTFLFNQGATTKGFDKVVFHDYNIAYNSYNLPNLTIFKEQIAVFKELLDKAAPDKAQKVDIDFMLTLGEMFTLVAYGQLVLEQAKLTNEEEALIDQIFDFMVRDFSRYATQLYSKPTSTKEQQDYAMKILRKPVLNQERFDHIYKDHIMALVDTYEMNR, encoded by the coding sequence ATGAAACTCTTAAACCCTAAGAAAGAAAAGTATGAGCATCTAGACGAAAAGTCTAGAAACCTAATGTTAAAGACAATTGAGTTTTTTGAGACTAAAGGCAAACTCAAAGTTCTAGATGATGACCACAAAAAAGTTTGGTATGCAGACTTTTTAGAGTTTGTGAAAAAAGAAAAAGCATTTTCCATTCTCATGACTCCGAAAGGATATGGTGCGAATGATTCTCGTTGGGACTCCAATCGTATTATGGCGTTCAATGAAATTCTAGGTTTTTACGGTTTGTGTTATTGGTATACATGGCAAGTTTCTATGCTTGGTCTTGGTCCGATTTGGCTTTCTAAAAATGAAGGCATTAAAAACAAAGCCGCAAAACTTTTAGAAGAAGGCGAAATCTTTGCTTTTGGTTTATCTGAAAAAGAGCACGGTGCTGATTTAATCGGTAGTGATATGATGCTTATCCCCAACGGTGATGGAACATATAAAGCAAGTGGAGACAAATTCTACATCGGTAACGGAAACAAAGCGGCTATCGTTTCTACTTTTGGTAAAGTAAAAGATAGCGGCGAATTTGTGTTCTTCGGTGTAAATTCACAACATCCAAAATATGAATTGAAACCAAACATCGTTACCTCCCAAAACTATGTAGCCGAGTATGAGTTACACGATTATCCAATTACGAAAGATGATATTATATCTATTGGTCGTGAAGCCTGGGATGCATCTCTTGCAACTATCGCATTTTGTAAATTCAATTTAGGTTGGGGATCTGTTGGTATTGCGACTCACGCATTTTATGAGTCTATCAACCACGCCGCACATAGAAGACTATTCAATCAATACGTAACTGACTTTGCTCATATCAAACAACTTTTCATGGAAAGCTATACTCGTCTTGCTGCTATGAGAATGTTTTCTTTCCGTGCAACTGATTATATGAGAACAGCTTCTGCGACTGACAGACGTTATCTCCTATTTAACCCAATGGAAAAAATGAAAGTCACCATGCAAGGTGAAGAAGTAGTAACTGCTCTTTGGAATATCATTGCTGCTAAGGGTTTAAACAAAGATGCTTATTTTGAATTGGCAATTCGTGATATCCAAATGCTTCCAAGACTTGAAGGAACTGTGCATGTGAACATGATCCTGATTATGCGCTTTATGCAAAATTATTTCTTCAAGCCAGATGCGTCTCTTCCTGTCATTCCAAGAGTTCATACTTTAACAGATGATACCTTCCTTTTCAATCAAGGTGCTACTACAAAAGGTTTCGATAAGGTTGTTTTCCATGATTATAACATTGCGTATAACAGCTATAATCTCCCGAACCTCACTATCTTCAAAGAACAAATCGCAGTCTTCAAAGAACTACTCGACAAAGCAGCTCCAGACAAAGCGCAAAAAGTAGACATCGACTTTATGCTCACTCTTGGAGAAATGTTTACTCTTGTGGCTTACGGTCAGTTGGTGCTCGAGCAAGCAAAACTCACTAACGAAGAAGAAGCTTTAATCGATCAAATCTTTGACTTCATGGTTCGTGATTTCTCCCGTTATGCGACACAGTTGTATTCAAAACCTACTAGCACAAAAGAACAACAAGACTATGCTATGAAGATTTTGCGTAAACCTGTTTTAAATCAAGAAAGATTCGATCATATCTACAAAGACCATATCATGGCTCTTGTGGATACTTATGAGATGAATCGATAA
- a CDS encoding sterol desaturase family protein translates to METWILQKEVYFRLGIFFGLFLLFALWEVIFPDHKSPYSKTTRWSSNLGLVLLNNLIVRVLFPVTAIGLAEFAATRQFGFLRLLNPGDWIYILVGLVFLDFVIYLQHVLFHAIPVLWKLHQMHHADLELDVTSGTRFHPIEIIISMLIKWSAILLSGVSPFTVLLFEVILNGMAMFNHSNIFIPAALDRVLRYIVITPSLHRIHHSVLVSEYNMNYGFNLSIWDRLLGTLRNEAKGSLTLGLPVFRDSKYLRLDWMLRIPFLKPTEKS, encoded by the coding sequence ATGGAAACTTGGATACTACAAAAAGAAGTTTATTTTAGACTCGGAATTTTCTTTGGATTATTTTTACTCTTTGCCCTCTGGGAAGTTATATTTCCAGATCACAAGTCTCCGTATTCTAAGACGACTAGATGGAGTTCGAATCTGGGTCTTGTCTTATTAAACAATTTAATCGTTCGAGTTTTATTTCCTGTAACCGCCATCGGCTTAGCAGAGTTTGCCGCTACTAGACAGTTTGGATTTTTAAGACTTCTAAACCCGGGAGACTGGATATATATTCTTGTTGGTTTAGTATTTTTAGATTTTGTAATCTATCTTCAACATGTTTTGTTTCACGCCATTCCTGTTTTGTGGAAGCTTCACCAAATGCACCATGCTGATTTGGAGTTAGATGTTACCAGTGGAACTCGGTTTCATCCGATTGAAATTATTATTTCTATGTTGATTAAATGGTCTGCCATTTTACTTTCAGGAGTTTCTCCATTTACTGTTCTTCTATTTGAAGTGATTCTAAATGGAATGGCTATGTTTAATCACAGTAATATTTTTATTCCTGCTGCGCTCGATAGAGTTTTACGGTATATAGTGATTACCCCTTCACTTCATAGAATTCATCATTCCGTCTTGGTTTCTGAATACAATATGAATTATGGATTTAATCTTTCCATTTGGGATAGACTTCTTGGAACTTTAAGAAATGAGGCTAAGGGAAGTTTAACGCTCGGGCTTCCTGTTTTTAGAGATTCAAAGTATTTGAGACTTGACTGGATGCTACGAATTCCATTTTTAAAACCAACAGAAAAGAGTTAA
- a CDS encoding PIG-L family deacetylase, whose amino-acid sequence MSKIICIGAHPDDVELSMGGSVLRLLDAGHEVTILDISDGEPTPHGSVEIRKEERTKAADLLGVKRITLDLKNRYIEETVENRIKLAEVFREIRSEYIFTHYDYDVHPDHIAVSKLTDSARFYSKLTKSDIKGEPFFPERVIYYFPNHIKLNLEPSFCVDISPYIERKRQVLECYESQFIKKGQGAFIRESLEANRYFGLRIHTEYAEPFFMRDTVGILEIGKLFLK is encoded by the coding sequence ATGAGTAAAATAATTTGCATCGGTGCACATCCAGATGATGTAGAGCTTTCTATGGGGGGTAGCGTTTTACGTCTATTAGACGCAGGACATGAAGTTACCATTCTTGATATTTCTGATGGAGAGCCTACACCACATGGATCTGTTGAAATAAGAAAAGAAGAAAGAACTAAAGCAGCGGATTTGTTGGGGGTAAAAAGAATTACTCTCGACTTAAAAAATCGCTATATAGAAGAAACAGTGGAAAATCGAATCAAGCTGGCGGAAGTTTTTAGAGAAATAAGATCGGAATATATTTTTACGCATTATGATTATGATGTGCATCCAGATCATATTGCGGTGAGTAAGCTTACCGATTCTGCACGTTTCTATTCCAAGCTTACAAAATCAGACATAAAAGGAGAACCTTTCTTTCCAGAGCGGGTAATCTACTATTTCCCCAATCATATTAAACTAAATCTAGAACCATCCTTTTGTGTTGATATTAGTCCCTATATCGAAAGAAAGAGACAGGTGCTTGAATGTTATGAATCTCAGTTTATAAAGAAAGGGCAGGGGGCATTCATCCGTGAATCTCTTGAGGCAAATCGCTATTTCGGATTACGCATTCACACAGAATACGCAGAGCCTTTTTTCATGCGTGACACTGTTGGTATTTTAGAAATTGGAAAATTGTTTTTGAAATAA